Within the Solibacillus silvestris genome, the region GTGCTGTACATTCAGACTTTTCAAATGCGACAGAGCTTGCGGATTATTTGGCGACAAAAGGAATGCCGTTCCGTGAAGCACATGAAGTAACTGGGAAGCTTGTATTTACATGTATCCAGCAAGGAATCTACCTACTGGATCTGCCATTGGAAGAAATGCAGAAAGAATCTGTGTTAATTGAAGAAGATATTTACGCAGTACTTGCACCGGAAGCCGCTGTGAGCCGACGTAATTCATTGGGCGGAACAGGCTTTGAGCAAGTAGCACTTCAAATTCAAAATGCGAAACAACTATTAGTTTAACAATGGATGTCCTGTAAAAATTTTTACAGGACATTTTTGTTCCTTTTTTTGGTGCTTTTTCTTTAGTCAATTTAAAAATTAGCAGTATAATAATAGGTACTTAAAAAGAAAGGTGTCTTTTTATGACGAATACAAAGACTTCACAAACATGGGTGCTTACTTTATTTGCACTGGGCGTATTTATGGCGGCACTCGACAATGGGATCATCAGTGCAGCTCTCACTACGATCAACAGCTCATTCAATGTTGAAGCAAACTGGGGAGCTTGGGGTGTCACGTTGTATACTCTTGGCTTGGCAATCAGTGTCCCGATTGTCGGGAAACTCTCGGACCGTTATGGACGTAAAAAACTGTTTATTGTTGAAATTGCGTTGTTTGGTCTTGGATCTCTGCTCGTTGCACTTAGCCCGAACTTTACGTTTTATTTAATTTCCCGCTTTATCCAGGCAATGGGCGGCGGCGGTATTTTTATTATCGGTACTTCATATGTCGTGAGTACACTGCCAGCAGAAAAGCAAGGGAAAGCACTAGGATTGCTTGGCGGGATGAACGGGGTTGCCGCAGTGTTAGGTCCGAATATCGGAAGTGTCATTTTGGATCTCACAGGCAGCTGGCATTGGCTGTTTTTAATCAATGTGCCGATCGCAATTTTTCTTGTAATCATGGGTTTTCTCAAACTGGAAGAAACGAAAGACGCAGCACCTGGCAAGCTCGATATGACCGGTACGGTACTGCTTTCCATTGCAATTTTAGGAATTATGTACGGACTGACTAATATTGAGGGCATCAACTTTTTCAGCTCGTTGATCGAACCAACCGTATATCCTTATTTACTAGCTGGAATTATTGTTCTTGTTATCCTTTATTTCTATGAAACTCGTCTTGAGCGTCGTGGAGGAGACCCGATTTTACCGGTAGCGTTAATGCGTCAGCCTACTTATTTACTGACATTGCTGCTAGGTCTTCTATCTGGTGCAATGCTTGCTGCGATGATTTTCATTCCGGCCTTTTCAGAACAAGTATTGGGTATTAAATCCGAACATGCGGGTTACTGGATGACACCACTTGCACTAGCTGCAGGTATTGGGGCAGCGGTTGGCGGTATTCTAGTCGATAAACGTGGCCCGGTATTAGCTGTTCTGTTTTCCGGTCTCGTTGCTGCAATTGGCTTTTTCCTGTTCCCGACATGGATTGATGCAAAATGGCAGTTTGTCATTGCTTCCGTAATTGGCGGTGTCGGCATGGGCGTTCTTCTAGGAGCACCACTGAACATTTTGGCAACCGAAAAACTCGAAGCAAATAAAGGGACGGCATTAGCGTCACTCTCATTAATTCGAACAATCGGGATGACGATTGCGCCGACAATTTATGCAGGATTTATCGCGCGCGGATTCAGCGAAATCCCATCACTATTTAAAAACGATTTCCAAGGAATTTTGCAGCAAAATGTACAACAGGCAAATTTATCGGAACAGGCCACTGCAGA harbors:
- a CDS encoding MFS transporter, which gives rise to MTNTKTSQTWVLTLFALGVFMAALDNGIISAALTTINSSFNVEANWGAWGVTLYTLGLAISVPIVGKLSDRYGRKKLFIVEIALFGLGSLLVALSPNFTFYLISRFIQAMGGGGIFIIGTSYVVSTLPAEKQGKALGLLGGMNGVAAVLGPNIGSVILDLTGSWHWLFLINVPIAIFLVIMGFLKLEETKDAAPGKLDMTGTVLLSIAILGIMYGLTNIEGINFFSSLIEPTVYPYLLAGIIVLVILYFYETRLERRGGDPILPVALMRQPTYLLTLLLGLLSGAMLAAMIFIPAFSEQVLGIKSEHAGYWMTPLALAAGIGAAVGGILVDKRGPVLAVLFSGLVAAIGFFLFPTWIDAKWQFVIASVIGGVGMGVLLGAPLNILATEKLEANKGTALASLSLIRTIGMTIAPTIYAGFIARGFSEIPSLFKNDFQGILQQNVQQANLSEQATAELAQVGSQFAAGGQFSEEQMMTVVQNIQDPTLKEVILNSVNEVTVMAAQNGYGGLFYSAVIIAICIFALGLILKPIRKKSLEI